One region of Vigna angularis cultivar LongXiaoDou No.4 chromosome 10, ASM1680809v1, whole genome shotgun sequence genomic DNA includes:
- the LOC108334798 gene encoding probable polyol transporter 6 yields MEIRGEKEQFNKYAFACVLVASMISIIFGYDTGVMSGAMIFIKEEFGTSDTRQEILAGILNLCALVGSLAAGRACDYFGRRYTISVASFLFMTGSILMGYGPNYAILILGRCVAGIGVGFALMIAPVYSAEISSAKSRGFLASLPELGIGIGILLGYVANYFLGKLSLKVGWRLMLGIAAVPSLVLALGILVMPESPRWLVVQGHLGKAKKVLLKVSNTEQEAELRFKEIKIAAGIIDENCPEETVKLAQKNNGEGVWKELLVRPSSSVRWMLLAAVGVHFFQHATGIEAVMLYSPRIFKKAGVTSKDKLLLTTIGVGVTKIIFSTIATFFLDRVGRRRLLLSSTGGMVCSLAVLGFSLTMVQISQEKLLWALTLSIVATYSFVASFNMGLGPVTWVYSSEIFPLKLRAQGVSIGVAVNRVMNAAIAMSFISIYKTLTIGGAFFMFAGISILALFFFYFFLPETKGKALEEMEMVFSKNYSRNVSAETDLRQNV; encoded by the exons ATGGAGATACGTGGAGAAAAAGAGCAGTTTAACAAATATGCTTTTGCATGTGTTTTAGTCGCTTCCATGATATCCATTATATTTGGATATG ATACCGGTGTTATGAGTGGAGCCATGATATTCATAAAGGAGGAGTTTGGAACCAGCGACACCCGACAAGAAATTCTTGCAGGCATCTTAAACCTTTGTGCACTGGTAGGTTCTTTAGCTGCAGGAAGAGCCTGTGATTACTTCGGTCGACGCTACACAATCTCTGTAGCCTCTTTCCTTTTCATGACTGGTTCAATTCTCATGGGATATGGTCCAAACTACGCAATTCTTATACTGGGAAGGTGTGTTGCTGGAATTGGCGTGGGTTTTGCCCTTATGATAGCGCCTGTTTATTCTGCAGAAATCTCCTCTGCTAAATCCCGAGGCTTTCTAGCTTCCCTCCCTGAGCTTGGTATTGGTATTGGAATTTTACTTGGTTACGTTGCAAACTATTTCTTAGGTAAGTTGAGTTTGAAGGTTGGGTGGAGATTGATGCTTGGTATTGCAGCAGTTCCTTCACTTGTTCTGGCTTTAGGCATTCTCGTAATGCCCGAGTCTCCAAGGTGGTTGGTGGTGCAAGGCCATTTGGGAAAAGCCAAGAAAGTTTTGTTGAAAGTTTCAAATACCGAACAAGAAGCTGAGCTTCGGTTCAAGGAAATAAAGATTGCTGCTGGGATAATTGACGAGAATTGCCCTGAAGAAACAGTTAAGCTAGCACAAAAGAACAATGGTGAAGGGGTTTGGAAAGAGTTGCTTGTGAGACCCTCTTCTTCGGTTCGGTGGATGCTGCTTGCAGCTGTGGGGGTTCACTTTTTTCAGCATGCTACTGGAATTGAAGCTGTGATGCTCTACAGTCCAAGAATCTTTAAGAAAGCAGGTGTTACCAGTAAGGACAAGCTTCTGCTCACAACCATTGGAGTAGGCGttacaaaaatcattttttcgACCATAGCTACATTTTTTCTTGACAGAGTTGGGAGAAGACGCCTCTTGCTTTCAAGTACTGGAGGAATGGTTTGTAGTCTTGCAGTATTAGGATTCAGCTTGACCATGGTTCAGATTTCCCAGGAAAAGCTCTTATGGGCCTTGACCCTCAGCATAGTGGCTACTTACTCATTTGTTGCTTCCTTTAATATGGGACTTGGACCTGTCACATGGGTGTACAGCTCAGAGATTTTTCCTCTCAAGTTGAGAGCACAAGGAGTGAGTATAGGAGTTGCAGTTAACAGAGTTATGAATGCTGCAATTGCCATGAGTTTCATTTCAATCTACAAAACACTCACCATAGGAGGTGCTTTTTTCATGTTTGCTGGTATATCTATACTGGCTTTGttcttcttctactttttcCTGCCTGAAACCAAGGGCAAGGCCTTGGAAGAGATGGAGATGGTTTTCAGCAAAAACTATAGTAGAAATGTATCTGCCGAAACTGATCTGAGGCAGAATGTGTAA
- the LOC108334795 gene encoding probable polyol transporter 6, with protein sequence MTEKEENGQCQLPKENGGNGENGHSHSFNNYACACVLASSIISGTFGYETGVMAGAVLFIKEELVISDIQVELLVGILNVFALPGCMVAGRTSDYLGRRYTIILASVIFLSGSILMGYGPSYLILIIGRSIVGFGVGFASMIAPLYSAEISSPSYRGFLTSLPDVSFNFGLFFGYVSNYFLGKLTLKLGWRIMLALPAIPSLVLVILMLKLAESPRWLVMQGCVGEARKVLLLVSNTKEEAEQRLKEIKKAAGMDEKCTQDIVEVPKKSRSGAGALKELFWKPSAAVRRILTAAIGVHVFQQICGVEGILLYSPNVFERAGMIGKSNLLLATVGMGIIQALFTFLSAFLLDRVGRRILLLISGGGAVVTLLGMGVCMAMVEHSKEKQSWAVSYIIVFIYIFVAFVGIGIGPVTWVYSSEIFPLRLRAQGLGVCVTVNRISNVLVVSSFISVYKKITMSGSFFMYTGITALAFWFFFTLPETKGRSLEDMETIFQKNSKIGDTELTVHI encoded by the exons ATGACcgaaaaggaagaaaatggaCAGTGCCAACTGCCAAAGGAAAATGGTGGTAATGGTGAAAATGGGCATAGTCATAGCTTCAACAATTATGCTTGTGCTTGTGTGCTGGCTTCTTCTATTATCTCTGGTACATTTGGTTATG AAACGGGAGTGATGGCCGGAGCAGTATTGTTCATAAAAGAAGAACTTGTGATCAGTGACATACAAGTGGAGCTTTTGGTAGGAATATTGAATGTGTTTGCACTACCAGGATGCATGGTTGCAGGAAGAACATCTGATTATCTTGGTCGTCGTTACACCATCATTCTTGCTTCCGTAATCTTCTTATCGGGCTCCATTCTAATGGGTTATGGTccatcttatttaattttaataatcgGAAGAAGCATTGTTGGATTTGGCGTGGGTTTTGCATCCATGATAGCACCACTTTACAGTGCAGAGATTTCATCGCCTTCCTATAGAGGATTTCTCACATCTCTCCCAGATGTTTCCTTCAACTTTGGACTCTTTTTTGGCTATGTCTCAAACTACTTCCTTGGAAAGTTGACCTTGAAACTCGGATGGAGAATCATGTTGGCTCTTCCTGCGATTCCGTCACTTGTTCTTGTCATTCTCATGTTGAAATTGGCAGAGTCTCCGAGGTGGTTGGTCATGCAAGGATGTGTAGGTGAGGCGAGGAAAGTGCTTTTGCTGGTTTCTAATACAAAGGAAGAAGCCGAACAACGgttgaaggaaataaaaaaggCAGCTGGGATGGATGAAAAGTGCACCCAAGACATCGTGGAGGTTCCAAAGAAAAGTCGCAGTGGTGCAGGAGCTCTTAAGGAACTGTTTTGGAAACCTTCGGCAGCTGTGCGTAGGATACTGACTGCAGCTATTGGAGTTCATGTGTTCCAACAAATATGTGGAGTGGAAGGTATTTTGCTATACAGTCCAAATGTGTTTGAGAGAGCAGGAATGATAGGGAAGAGCAATCTCCTTCTAGCTACAGTTGGGATGGGAATTATCCAAGCTTTGTTTACATTCCTATCAGCTTTCTTGTTGGACAGAGTTGGGAGGAGGATTCTGCTGTTGATCAGTGGAGGAGGTGCGGTTGTGACACTGTTGGGTATGGGTGTTTGCATGGCCATGGTGGAGCATTCAAAAGAAAAGCAATCATGGGCAGTGAGTTATATCATTGTGTTTATCTACATATTTGTAGCTTTTGTGGGTATTGGTATTGGACCTGTAACATGGGTTTATAGTTCTGAGATTTTCCCCCTGAGGTTAAGAGCACAAGGTCTTGGTGTTTGTGTGACTGTGAATAGAATTTCAAATGTTCTAGTGGTAAGCAGTTTCATTTCAGTTTATAAAAAGATTACAATGAGTGGGAGTTTCTTTATGTACACTGGTATCACTGCTTTGGCTTTTTGGTTCTTCTTTACCTTACCTGAAACAAAAGGAAGATCATTAGAAGATATGGAGACAATCTTtcagaaaaattcaaaaatcggAGATACAGAGTTAACGGTGCATATTTAA
- the LOC108334797 gene encoding probable polyol transporter 6, producing the protein MENEDTHRKLNNYACASVLAASTVSAIFGYVSGVMSGALIFIQEDLEISDFEIQILAGMLHLCALPSSLVAGRTSDYIGRRYTIILASFAFLLGTVLMGYGASYLILMIGNCILGIGVGFALVVASVYSAEISPPSSRGFFTSLPQVSLNIGLLLGYMANYFFEKLSLRLGWRMMVAVPSIPSLVLIILMLKLVESPRWLVMQGRVGEARKVLLLVSNTKEEAEHRLREIKGVVGIDENCTQDTVEVPKKTRSGEGALKELFCNASPSVRRMLIAAIGLHLFLRIGGSGGIYLYSPRVFQRTGITNKSKLMLATVGMGVSKVVSSLTSMFLLDKFGRRILLLISATGVVVSLLGLGFCLSIVEHSKEKLVWASSFTIILTYFFVGFMSIGIGPVTWVYSSEILPLRFRAQGLGLCVVLNRITTVIVVTSFISIYKATTMGGIFFLFAAINAFALWFYYTLPETKGRLLEDMETIFEKNSKLEIQMKPHTNLRLLCR; encoded by the exons ATGGAAAACGAGGACACTCATAGAAAGCTTAACAACTATGCTTGTGCCTCTGTGTTAGCTGCCTCTACTGTCTCTGCTATATTTGGTTATG TGTCAGGAGTGATGAGCGGAGCACTTATATTCATTCAAGAAGATCTTGAAATCAGTGACTTTGAAATACAAATCCTAGCAGGCATGTTACATTTATGTGCACTACCAAGTAGTTTGGTTGCAGGAAGAACATCTGATTACATAGGTCGCCGCTATACCATCATTCTCGCCTCCTTCGCCTTTTTGTTGGGCACTGTTCTGATGGGCTATGGCGCATCCTATCTAATCTTAATGATTGGTAATTGCATTCTTGGAATTGGTGTGGGTTTTGCATTGGTAGTAGCATCGGTTTACAGTGCAGAGATTTCACCTCCTTCTTCCAGAGGCTTTTTTACCTCTCTCCCGCAAGTTTCCCTCAACATAGGACTCTTGCTAGGCTACATGGCAAACTATTTCTTTGAAAAATTGTCACTGAGACTTGGATGGAGAATGATGGTGGCTGTTCCTTCAATCCCTTCACTTGTTCTTATCATTCTCATGTTAAAACTGGTAGAGTCTCCTAGGTGGTTAGTCATGCAAGGACGTGTAGGTGAGGCAAGGAAAGTGCTTCTGCTGGTTTCTAATACAAAGGAGGAAGCCGAACACAGGCTGAGAGAAATAAAAGGTGTTGTTGGAATTGATGAAAACTGCACCCAAGACACGGTGGAGGTTCCAAAGAAAACTCGCAGCGGTGAAGGAGCTCTAAAAGAATTGTTTTGTAATGCTTCACCTTCTGTTCGTAGGATGTTAATTGCAGCCATTGGACTTCATTTGTTCCTACGGATTGGTGGAAGTGGGGGTATTTATTTATACAGTCCAAGGGTTTTTCAGAGAACAGGAATCACTAACAAGAGCAAGCTCATGCTAGCCACTGTCGGCATGGGAGTAAGCAAAGTTGTATCTTCATTGACATCGATGTTTTTGTTGGATAAATTTGGGAGGAGGATTCTTTTGCTGATTAGTGCAACAGGTGTTGTTGTCAGCCTATTAGGGTTGGGTTTTTGCTTGAGCATAGTAGAACATTCAAAGGAAAAACTAGTGTGGGCATCGAGTTTTACCATTATTCTTACCTACTTCTTTGTGGGTTTTATGTCTATTGGGATAGGACCAGTTACATGGGTTTATAGCTCTGAGATATTACCCCTTAGGTTCAGAGCTCAAGGTCTTGGTTTATGTGTGGTTCTGAACAGAATTACAACTGTGATAGTGGTTACAAGCttcatttcaatttataaaGCAACTACAATGGGTGGGATTTTCTTTCTGTTTGCTGCTATCAATGCTTTTGCTTTGTGGTTCTACTATACCTTGCCCGAAACTAAAGGAAGATTATTAGAAGATATGGAGACTATCTTTGAGAAAAATTCTAAGTTGGAGATACAAATGAAGCCCCATACCAACCTTCGGTTGCTTTGTCGCTAG
- the LOC108335598 gene encoding probable polyol transporter 3: MTATSAEEKNTLEQLSMENGIDENGNSDGRLNNYAFASVLAASMISAVFGYVIAVMSGVLVFVKEDLHINDLQVQLLAGMLHICALPGCMAAGRTSDYKGRRVTIILSCIIFSLGSILMAYGPSYLIVMIGNCILGVAVGFALIIAPLYSAEISPPSYRGFLTSLPELSINIGLLFGYVSNFIFEKLSLKLGWRIMVVLPVLPSLCLIILTLKLVESPRWLVMQGRVGQARKVLLLISNTREEAEQRLKEIKGDVGINEKCIQDIVEVPKKTRSGAGALKELFCKPSLPVRRILIAAIGVHAFLQIGGIGAILLYGPRIFERTGITNKSKLMLTTVGIGATKVIFSFISIFFLDKVGRRVLFVVSAGGMVVTFLGLGICMTIMEYSSENAVWPISFTIVVIYILVAFMTIGIGPATWVYSAEILPLRFRAQGLAVCVTVNRITNVIVLTGFISVYKKITMGGTFFLFAAINVLAFWFYCTLPETKGRSLEDMETVFGKKSQLEIQT, from the exons ATGACTGCTACTTCAGCGGAAGAAAAAAACACACTCGAGCAACTATCCATGGAAAACGGTATTGATGAAAATGGTAACAGTGATGGAAGGCTCAACAACTATGCCTTTGCCTCAGTCTTGGCTGCCTCTATGATCTCTGCAGTATTTGGTTATG TTATAGCAGTGATGTCTGGAGTACTGGTATTCGTAAAGGAAGATCTTCATATCAACGACTTGCAAGTGCAGCTACTAGCAGGGATGTTGCATATATGTGCATTACCTGGATGCATGGCTGCTGGAAGAACATCTGATTACAAAGGTCGTCGTGTCACCATAATTCTATCATGCATCATCTTCTCATTGGGCTCCATTCTAATGGCCTATGGTCCATCCTATCTCATTGTAATGATTGGAAATTGCATTCTAGGAGTTGCCGTGGGTTTTGCACTCATCATTGCACCACTTTATAGTGCAGAGATTTCACCTCCTTCCTACAGAGGCTTTCTCACCTCTCTCCCCGAACTTTCCATCAACATAGGACTCTTGTTTGGCTATGTCtcaaacttcatctttgaaaaACTGTCCCTCAAACTAGGATGGAGAATCATGGTGGTTCTTCCTGTTCTTCCTTCACTTTGCCTAATCATTCTCACGTTGAAATTGGTAGAGTCTCCAAGGTGGTTGGTCATGCAAGGACGTGTAGGTCAGGCCAGAAAAGTGCTTTTACTAATCTCTAACACAAGGGAAGAAGCTGAACAACGCTTGAAGGAAATAAAAGGTGATGTTGGAATTAATGAAAAGTGCATCCAAGACATTGTGGAGGTTCCAAAGAAAACTCGCAGTGGTGCAGGAGCTCTTAAGGAACTGTTTTGTAAACCTTCACTACCAGTGCGTAGGATACTGATTGCAGCAATTGGAGTTCATGCATTCCTTCAGATTGGAGGAATAGGAGCTATTCTATTGTATGGTCCAAGAATCTTTGAGAGAACAGGAATCACTAACAAGAGCAAGCTGATGCTAACCACAGTAGGTATTGGAGCCACTAAAgttatattttcattcatatcaattttctttttggatAAAGTTGGGAGAAGGGTTCTCTTTGTGGTTAGTGCAGGAGGAATGGTTGTGACCTTCTTAGGGTTGGGGATTTGCATGACCATAATGGAGTATTCAAGTGAAAATGCAGTGTGGCCAATAAGCTTCACCATTGTTGTTATCTACATCCTTGTGGCTTTTATGACAATTGGAATTGGACCAGCAACATGGGTTTATAGTGCAGAGATTTTGCCCTTGAGGTTTAGGGCACAAGGTCTCGCTGTCTGTGTGACCGTCAACAGAATCACAAATGTCATAGTGCTTACAGGTTTCATTTCAGTGTACAAAAAGATAACAATGGGTGgaactttctttttgtttgctGCTATCAATGTTCTGGCTTTCTGGTTCTACTGTACTTTGCCTGAAACCAAAGGAAGATCATTAGAAGATATGGAGACTGTCTTTGGAAAAAAATCTCAGTTGGAGATACAAACGTAG
- the LOC108334796 gene encoding probable polyol transporter 6 — protein MPSEDKNTKGQLFMENGDSHRRVNKYACASVLAACIVSAMFGYVTGVMSGAQIFIQEDLGISDLQIQLLVGMSHLCGLPGSLIAGRIADHIGRRYTIILACIAFLLGSILMGYGQPYAILMIGNCIVGVGVSFAMVVAPLYSAEISPPSSRGFFTSLPTLAVNTGFLLGYLSNYFLEKLSLRLGWRLMVAVPAVPSLCLILIMVNLVESPRWLVMQGRVGEARKVLLLVSNAKEEAEQRLREIKNVVGIDGNCTLDIVEVPKKTSSGKGALKELFCKASPAVRRILFSAVGLHLFLRLGGSAVILLYGPRVFERTGITDKSTLMLANVGIGVSKVVFSLISIFLSDKFGRKILLLISAVGLSVTMSGLAVCLTIVEKSKEKLLWAQYLTIILTYIFVASMSIGIAPVTWVYSSEIFPLRFRAQGLSICVIVNRIFTVAVVTSFISIYKAITMGGTFFVYSGINIVALFFYTTLPETKGSSLEDMETVFERNSKQETQMKPPCPTSSRNPRLIIVG, from the exons ATGCCTTCGGAAGATAAAAACACAAAAGGACAACTGTTCATGGAAAACGGCGACAGCCATAGAAGAGTCAACAAGTATGCCTGTGCCTCTGTGCTTGCTGCCTGTATTGTTTCTGCTATGTTTGGTTATG TCACAGGAGTGATGAGTGGAGCACAGATATTCATTCAAGAAGATCTTGGAATCAGTGACCTACAAATACAACTTCTGGTAGGTATGTCACATTTGTGTGGGCTACCAGGTAGCTTGATCGCAGGAAGAATAGCTGATCATATAGGTCGTCGCTACACCATCATTTTAGCTTGCATCGCCTTCTTATTAGGTTCAATTCTAATGGGGTATGGCCAACCTTACGCAATCTTAATGATTGGAAATTGTATAGTTGGAGTTGGTGTGAGTTTTGCAATGGTTGTAGCACCACTATATAGTGCAGAGATTTCACCTCCTTCTTCCAGAGGCTTTTTTACCTCTCTCCCAACACTTGCCGTCAACACAGGATTCTTGCTTGGATACTTGTCAAACTATTTCTTGGAAAAATTGTCACTGAGACTTGGGTGGAGGTTGATGGTGGCTGTTCCTGCAGTTCCTTCACTTTGCCTAATCCTGATCATGGTAAATCTGGTAGAGTCTCCAAGGTGGTTAGTCATGCAAGGACGTGTCGGTGAGGCCAGAAAAGTGCTTTTACTAGTCTCTAATGCGAAGGAAGAAGCTGAACAAAGGTTGAgggaaataaaaaatgttgttggAATTGATGGAAATTGCACCCTAGACATTGTGGAGGTTCCAAAGAAAACTAGCAGCGGAAAAGGAGCTCTGAAGGAGTTGTTTTGTAAAGCTTCACCTGCTGTACGCAGAATACTGTTTTCAGCAGTTGGACTTCATTTGTTCCTGAGGCTTGGTGGAAGTGCGGTTATTTTATTGTATGGTCCAAGGGTGTTTGAGAGAACAGGAATCACTGATAAAAGCACACTCATGCTTGCCAATGTTGGTATAGGAGTGAGCAAAGTTGTTTTTTCATTGATATCAATATTCTTGTCGGATAAATTTGGGAGGAAGATTCTCTTGCTGATTAGTGCTGTAGGTTTGAGTGTGACCATGTCTGGGTTAGCTGTTTGCTTGACCATAGTGGAAAAGTCCAAAGAAAAACTACTTTGGGCACAATATTTGACCATTATTCTTACCTACATCTTTGTGGCTTCTATGTCTATTGGAATAGCACCAGTGACATGGGTTTATAGCTCCGAGATATTTCCTCTTAGGTTCAGAGCACAAGGCCTTAGTATATGCGTGATTGTGAACAGAATTTTTACTGTGGCGGTGGTTACAAGTTTCATATCGATTTATAAAGCCATAACAATGGGTGGGACTTTCTTTGTGTATTCGGGTATTAATATTGTGGCTTTGTTTTTCTATACCACTTTGCCTGAAACTAAAGGAAGTTCATTAGAAGATATGGAGACTGTCTTTGAAAGAAATTCTAAGCAAGAGACACAGATGAAGCCTCCCTGTCCAACGAGCTCTCGAAACCCAAGATTGATTATTGTTGGTTGA
- the LOC108334799 gene encoding probable polyol transporter 6: MDQGTQNRKGSRYAVLCSVVTSMISIIFGYDTGVMSGALIFIREELGISDTQQEVLAGILNVCALVGSLVAGRTADYIGRRYTISLASILFLVGSVLMGYGPNYGLVMAGRCVAGVGVGFALLIAPVYSAEISSAEARGFVASLPELCIGIGILLGYIVNYLLGKLPLKLGWRLMLGLAAVPSLALAVGILAMPESPRWLVVQGHLAKAKNVLLQVSDSEEEAELRFREIKSAAGIDEDCTEEMVKGSRNSSGEGVWKELIWRPSYPVRRMLIAAVGIHFFEHATGIEAVMLYSHRIFKKAGVTSKDKLLLATIGIGVTKVSCLIMATFYLDRIGRRRLLFISTTGMIFSLTLLGFSLTMVEKSHEKLEWALVLSLVFTYVYVGFFNLGLAPVTWVYGSEIFPLRLRAQGASIGVAVNRLTNATISMTFITIYNAITIGGVFFLFAGSSVLAWLFFYFFLPETKGKALEEMEMVFSKKSQRNATAETETGQNV, encoded by the exons ATGGACCAAGGTACACAAAACCGCAAAGGTTCAAGATATGCTGTTTTATGTTCGGTGGTCACTTCCATGATATCCATCATATTTGGCTATG ACACTGGAGTTATGAGTGGAGCACTGATATTCATAAGGGAGGAGCTAGGAATCAGTGACACCCAACAAGAAGTTCTTGCAGGCATCTTAAACGTTTGTGCATTGGTAGGGTCTTTAGTTGCAGGAAGGACCGCTGATTACATTGGTCGACGGTACACAATTTCCTTAGCATCCATCCTTTTCTTGGTTGGTTCAGTACTCATGGGATATGGACCAAACTACGGACTTGTAATGGCGGGAAGGTGTGTGGCGGGTGTTGGAGTGGGTTTTGCTCTTTTGATAGCACCGGTTTATTCTGCAGAAATCTCCTCTGCTGAAGCCCGAGGCTTTGTAGCTTCCCTACCTGAGCTTTGTATCGGCATTGGAATTTTACTTGGTTACATAGTGAACTACTTGTTAGGGAAATTGCCTTTGAAGCTTGGATGGAGATTGATGCTTGGTCTTGCAGCAGTTCCTTCACTTGCTTTGGCTGTGGGCATTCTCGCAATGCCGGAGTCTCCGAGGTGGTTGGTGGTGCAAGGCCATTTAGCAAAAGCAAAGAACGTTCTATTACAAGTTTCAGACAGTGAAGAAGAAGCCGAGCTTCGGTTCAGGGAGATAAAGAGTGCTGCTGGGATTGACGAGGATTGCACTGAGGAAATGGTTAAAGGCTCTCGAAATAGCTCTGGTGAAGGGGTTTGGAAAGAGCTGATTTGGAGGCCTTCTTATCCTGTTCGCAGGATGTTGATTGCAGCAGTGGGGATTCACTTTTTTGAGCATGCCACCGGAATTGAAGCTGTTATGTTATACAGTCACAGAATCTTCAAGAAAGCTGGTGTTACCAGTAAGGACAAGCTTTTGCTCGCCACCATTGGAATAGGCGTTACAAAAGTCTCTTGCTTGATAATGGCCACTTTTTATCTTGACAGAATTGGAAGACGCCGCCTCTTGTTTATAAGCACTACAGGAATGATTTTTAGCCTTACCTTGTTGGGATTCAGCTTGACAATGGTGGAGAAATCTCATGAGAAGCTGGAGTGGGCCTTGGTTCTCAGCTTGGTGTTTACTTACGTATATGTTGGATTTTTCAATCTTGGACTTGCACCTGTGACATGGGTGTATGGCTCAGAGATTTTCCCTCTGAGGTTGAGAGCACAAGGAGCAAGTATAGGAGTTGCAGTGAACAGACTCACCAATGCTACTATTTCCATGACTTTTATTACAATCTATAATGCAATAACTATTGGGGGCGTCTTTTTCTTGTTTGCTGGTTCATCTGTTCTGGCTTGGctcttcttctactttttcttgCCCGAAACCAAGGGCAAGGCCTTGGAAGAGATGGAGATGGTTTTCAGCAAAAAGTCTCAAAGGAATGCAACTGCAGAAACCGAAACGGGGCAGAATGTGTAG